A portion of the Desulforegula conservatrix Mb1Pa genome contains these proteins:
- a CDS encoding protein kinase family protein codes for MRLKKEDSKIKICVTIASVSIPSTIEAAHYLDYFITVLFVSIICTLILFLKKIDKNENKAQNISRKSQLFEETENNKEKDPFKGVEIGSIVQYFLNLYRTQLNVSSSVPSRYFRSAQDSKSGFHVYELRVFKNTDEWYTRRVTVGPIGVESGSRSNCFFATYDQNIVIKIPPSPITDFRKYCSRIELDRKTASMLEPIKSITPSISWVMNKAMPQSENEFLNAEQIENRYFHILKTKTSIHDFLKIEKGFVYFMELSENYFLDQALRMIHDTDSLVKEEIKGYAHLVLEPPAFQGRYGADMPDLPYQLSNIFKECEYRILFYAKEKGVQESLPPHIIKGIFYGKLSGKDLNKDEYGLGDDTFNYIDKLISAFFEESKSILEDYHKILQDFVTRIRKKNLAPVFSSVITNSVNLLIRLRERKIALRDLKPDNLFLDGKKDEFPQFLKNFERFDIGLIDLETAIDYSNDPIPQPMLAGTPNYATPSHLFLNEKNTDLFGDLGTVFFMQDWHAITAMIYRIVTFDHLFSDTSRHIFEIQGTLARKKDDLVNDDYVKSNSLYWKSALKEFGSKMLNNNEYFSLIRVRLTDISRKEFIEHCLDAIEESSKYISDLVINQPFFSDKSKRSSIINSSSHELEQGVLNNSFQFLKEEIKWEFFNNASEFIRFIIVVKKRAEWYVKMKDSIRSFDKPEISVFNLLVLMFGETIRFFDNDLWKRFYLSRKFFKS; via the coding sequence ATGCGTCTTAAGAAGGAAGATAGTAAAATAAAAATCTGTGTAACAATAGCTTCTGTAAGCATCCCTTCTACTATAGAGGCCGCACATTACCTTGATTACTTCATAACGGTTTTATTTGTTTCAATTATATGCACTCTTATTCTTTTTTTGAAAAAGATAGATAAAAATGAAAATAAAGCCCAGAACATTTCACGAAAAAGCCAATTGTTTGAGGAAACTGAAAATAATAAAGAAAAAGACCCATTTAAAGGTGTTGAAATAGGGTCGATAGTTCAATATTTTCTAAATCTTTATAGAACACAGCTCAATGTATCGTCTTCTGTCCCTTCACGGTATTTCAGATCGGCTCAGGACTCGAAGAGCGGATTCCATGTCTATGAATTGAGGGTTTTTAAAAATACTGACGAGTGGTATACGAGAAGGGTTACAGTCGGTCCTATCGGTGTTGAAAGCGGAAGCAGAAGTAACTGCTTTTTTGCTACTTATGATCAAAATATTGTTATTAAGATTCCTCCGAGTCCCATTACTGATTTTCGTAAATATTGTTCGAGAATTGAGCTGGACAGAAAAACAGCGTCCATGCTTGAGCCAATTAAAAGTATCACCCCATCAATTAGCTGGGTCATGAACAAGGCTATGCCTCAGTCTGAAAATGAATTTCTTAATGCCGAACAGATAGAAAACAGATATTTTCATATATTAAAAACAAAAACCAGTATTCATGATTTTCTTAAGATAGAAAAAGGTTTTGTTTATTTCATGGAGCTTTCTGAAAATTACTTTTTGGATCAAGCTTTGAGAATGATACATGACACAGACTCTTTGGTTAAGGAAGAGATTAAAGGGTACGCCCACCTCGTTCTGGAACCTCCGGCTTTTCAGGGACGTTACGGTGCTGATATGCCTGATCTTCCATACCAGCTTTCCAATATTTTCAAGGAATGCGAATACAGAATTTTATTTTATGCAAAAGAAAAAGGCGTTCAGGAATCATTGCCCCCACATATTATTAAAGGCATTTTCTATGGCAAGCTGTCAGGCAAGGATTTAAACAAGGACGAATATGGATTGGGTGACGATACATTCAATTATATAGATAAGCTGATTTCCGCCTTTTTTGAAGAATCCAAATCCATACTTGAAGATTATCATAAAATTCTTCAGGATTTTGTTACTCGCATAAGAAAAAAAAATCTTGCCCCGGTTTTTTCATCAGTAATAACTAATTCAGTAAACCTGCTTATCAGACTGAGGGAAAGAAAAATTGCTCTTAGGGATCTTAAGCCCGATAACCTTTTCCTTGATGGTAAAAAAGATGAGTTTCCTCAGTTTTTAAAAAATTTTGAGCGCTTTGATATCGGACTTATTGATCTTGAAACAGCCATAGACTACAGCAATGATCCGATTCCCCAGCCAATGCTTGCTGGTACACCCAATTATGCGACTCCGTCACATCTTTTTCTTAATGAAAAGAATACGGACTTATTCGGAGACCTTGGAACCGTTTTTTTTATGCAGGACTGGCATGCAATCACAGCAATGATCTATAGAATTGTTACTTTTGATCATCTTTTTTCTGATACATCTCGGCATATTTTTGAAATACAGGGAACATTGGCCAGAAAAAAAGATGATTTGGTTAATGATGATTACGTTAAGTCCAATAGCTTATATTGGAAGTCTGCTTTAAAAGAGTTTGGTTCTAAAATGTTAAATAATAATGAGTATTTTTCATTAATCAGAGTCAGATTGACTGATATTTCTAGAAAAGAATTTATTGAGCATTGCCTTGATGCCATTGAAGAATCTTCAAAATATATATCCGATTTGGTGATTAATCAGCCATTTTTTAGTGACAAATCAAAGCGCAGTTCAATAATAAACTCCAGTTCCCATGAATTGGAACAAGGGGTGCTTAATAATAGTTTTCAGTTCTTGAAAGAAGAAATTAAATGGGAGTTTTTTAATAATGCTTCCGAATTTATCCGTTTCATTATTGTAGTTAAAAAAAGGGCCGAATGGTACGTAAAGATGAAAGATTCTATCCGCTCTTTTGATAAACCTGAAATTTCTGTTTTTAATCTTTTAGTGTTGATGTTTGGAGAAACGATCAGGTTTTTTGACAATGATCTATGGAAAAGGTTCTACCTGAGCAGGAAATTTTTCAAGTCCTGA
- a CDS encoding protein phosphatase 2C domain-containing protein, giving the protein MVLVEAVAKTDVGKKRKLNEDSFLVDKSINLYAVADGMGGHKAGEVASRIVVDTIKEKMRAYINGVMTPNYYDETLVSKESALLLSCFEEANSAVYSESQNSSDCKGMGSTLSAVFFTENSFVSANVGDSPVLWIHKGEICRVYVPHTYLSEKAKQQSIGNPNAIFDNSLKSHILTRSVGVKADVEPSFFEVPCYKNDYIVIASDGLTDKIQVSEIRDIVMSKRSEKACDILIDMANERGGEDNITVLIIKVKKVKRKWGFWGLF; this is encoded by the coding sequence ATGGTATTAGTTGAAGCAGTAGCGAAAACCGACGTTGGTAAAAAAAGAAAACTGAATGAAGACAGTTTTCTGGTGGATAAGTCAATAAATCTATATGCAGTAGCTGATGGAATGGGCGGTCACAAAGCAGGGGAAGTTGCAAGCCGTATTGTAGTTGATACTATCAAAGAAAAAATGAGAGCATATATTAATGGGGTCATGACTCCCAATTATTATGATGAAACGCTTGTATCAAAAGAGTCTGCATTACTGCTGTCATGCTTTGAAGAGGCCAATAGCGCTGTCTACTCCGAGTCTCAAAATTCTTCGGACTGTAAAGGTATGGGCTCTACTTTATCCGCTGTTTTTTTTACGGAGAATTCCTTTGTTTCTGCAAATGTTGGCGACAGTCCGGTCCTTTGGATACATAAGGGCGAAATATGCAGGGTTTATGTGCCGCATACATATTTGAGTGAAAAAGCTAAGCAGCAGAGCATAGGGAATCCCAACGCCATTTTCGATAATTCATTAAAGAGTCATATTCTAACAAGAAGCGTTGGCGTTAAAGCTGATGTTGAACCATCATTCTTTGAGGTGCCGTGCTATAAAAATGACTATATAGTTATTGCCTCAGATGGATTGACTGACAAAATTCAGGTTAGTGAGATACGGGATATTGTAATGTCAAAACGTTCTGAAAAAGCCTGTGATATTCTGATTGATATGGCCAATGAAAGGGGCGGCGAGGACAATATCACTGTGCTCATAATCAAGGTAAAAAAAGTGAAAAGGAAATGGGGTTTTTGGGGCCTTTTCTGA
- a CDS encoding sigma-54-dependent transcriptional regulator encodes MSNILVVDDEERMRHLLSIMLQRRGFKVDQAGNGVDALSKMESGSYDMVISDIKMPKMDGLALIKRINMLDCPCPVVFITAFATIDSSVEAMRLGAVDYITKPFEEDRIILTVERTLNISRLMVENRTLKMELGEKDSEYDLIFASKAMEMIMELASKVAVTNSAVMITGESGTGKELLARYIHQKSDRRHKRFVPVNCAAISSQLLESELFGYEKGAFTGADRRKQGKFEFASEGTLFLDEIGDLPLDAQAKLLRALQERKINRVGGNEEIPVDVRVLCATNQNLEEMVDAGTFRKDLFFRINVFPIHMPPLRDRTEDIIPIARHFLKSHGPGFSLQKDAEQILNSYHWPGNVRELGNVVERSVILSFDSRSINSDSLFFLNNGAPKCLPTGFKLPVEGIDLEKLENDFVKQALEITDNNQSAAAKLLGLTRAKFRVLMKQAEDNK; translated from the coding sequence ATGTCAAATATTCTTGTTGTTGATGATGAAGAAAGAATGCGCCACCTTCTGAGCATCATGCTTCAGAGAAGGGGTTTTAAAGTTGATCAGGCCGGGAATGGCGTTGATGCTCTGTCAAAGATGGAGTCAGGAAGCTACGACATGGTAATAAGTGATATAAAGATGCCTAAGATGGACGGGCTTGCTTTGATCAAAAGGATCAATATGCTTGATTGTCCTTGTCCCGTCGTCTTTATTACGGCTTTTGCTACGATTGATTCATCTGTCGAAGCAATGAGACTTGGCGCCGTTGATTATATAACAAAGCCTTTTGAAGAAGATCGCATAATATTGACTGTAGAGAGAACTCTCAATATTTCCAGGCTGATGGTTGAGAACCGAACCCTGAAGATGGAACTTGGTGAAAAGGACTCGGAATACGATCTGATTTTTGCTTCCAAGGCCATGGAAATGATCATGGAACTTGCTTCAAAAGTCGCTGTAACTAATTCGGCTGTAATGATTACTGGTGAGTCTGGAACTGGAAAGGAACTGCTTGCTCGATACATTCATCAAAAGAGTGATAGACGGCATAAGCGTTTTGTGCCTGTGAACTGTGCCGCTATATCGAGCCAGCTTCTTGAATCTGAATTGTTCGGCTACGAGAAAGGTGCTTTTACTGGTGCCGACCGAAGAAAGCAGGGGAAATTTGAGTTTGCTTCTGAAGGAACGCTTTTTCTTGATGAAATAGGAGATCTTCCGCTGGATGCCCAGGCAAAACTTCTAAGGGCGCTGCAGGAAAGAAAAATAAACCGTGTTGGAGGCAATGAGGAAATCCCGGTTGATGTGAGGGTTCTTTGCGCAACAAACCAGAATCTGGAAGAGATGGTGGACGCAGGTACTTTTCGTAAAGATCTGTTTTTCAGAATAAATGTATTCCCAATTCATATGCCTCCGTTAAGGGATAGAACCGAGGACATTATCCCCATTGCAAGGCATTTTCTAAAAAGTCATGGCCCAGGATTTTCCCTGCAGAAGGACGCAGAGCAGATTCTGAATTCTTACCACTGGCCAGGCAATGTAAGGGAACTGGGTAATGTTGTTGAACGGTCGGTTATTCTGTCTTTTGATTCAAGGTCAATAAACAGCGATTCACTGTTTTTTTTAAATAATGGTGCGCCTAAATGTCTGCCAACAGGTTTCAAGCTCCCTGTGGAAGGTATTGATCTTGAAAAACTGGAAAATGATTTTGTCAAGCAGGCACTTGAAATAACGGATAATAACCAAAGTGCTGCTGCCAAGCTTCTTGGACTTACCAGGGCCAAGTTCAGGGTTCTCATGAAACAGGCGGAAGATAATAAATGA
- a CDS encoding TonB-dependent receptor plug domain-containing protein: MIYNGKTSLPAFLSAAITILLIIMTMSADSWAESLNIASSDPGVLFVGEELEMLSIASKREESAWEAPAIANVISKHDIDVKGYDTLSDALSEVPGFFMAQKEWGTQPYMRGIADSVLFQYDAVPLGSEISKSFNYLDQNLSLASVKRVEIIHGPGSVLWGPDAFAGIVNIVPKTGKDLNGVESGYINGFSGARNGAYLNLGSDSGDFDSFLSVSARKWESDDDRFANIVSFWGNGNQLFPESPSKRTGISKIKDSESIDVSGNVSFNEAFIVTARFSKYFTPYTRSDQGMKEVWIESRDVDSGLLKIESNQRFDMDTALRLTSAYSWINPEIGIIDLDLSQKERTFYSEGAVDRSVFDKKGILTAGVAWRFKEIDDAPVWDGYYPDYLGPDNVYFLPTVTPVDSLSRMWSFFTQYRHNWGNFNLWTGTRKDIHELYGSPPSFNTGLSWAKSDELMLKLIYGTACRTPSGTQLLENSDPDMEYIRNLSLQLTFKPDRIFKGSVTGFYNKIDDHVLEDPNVGASEPNNQKIWGLESDFSVLLPYSNEIGFGLTWLQNAGPWEIYKYNDYSYIVDGEVVKHYVDLSYPYDRGSRLSGNIFWKWQITDKLSNYVSLKYFEQDQVIYPLEGMVESYNDPWVLNLSVRADDIIFKNSSLFFNVKNLFDSSYTVPGVYGTIPGKSLETMLGFSWRW, translated from the coding sequence ATGATATATAATGGCAAAACAAGTCTGCCAGCTTTTTTATCCGCAGCCATAACAATTTTACTGATTATCATGACAATGTCTGCGGATTCATGGGCTGAATCTCTGAATATTGCTTCTTCAGATCCTGGAGTTCTGTTTGTGGGTGAGGAACTTGAAATGCTGAGCATAGCTTCTAAAAGAGAAGAAAGCGCATGGGAGGCCCCTGCTATTGCAAATGTGATATCTAAGCACGACATTGATGTGAAGGGTTATGATACACTCTCTGATGCTTTATCAGAAGTTCCAGGTTTTTTTATGGCTCAAAAGGAGTGGGGCACCCAGCCTTATATGAGGGGAATCGCAGATTCAGTGCTTTTTCAATATGATGCGGTTCCGCTTGGATCCGAAATCAGCAAGTCGTTTAATTATCTTGATCAGAATCTGTCCCTGGCATCAGTAAAAAGGGTTGAAATAATACATGGCCCAGGATCTGTTTTATGGGGGCCGGATGCATTTGCAGGAATTGTAAATATTGTCCCCAAAACAGGTAAGGATTTAAACGGGGTTGAATCTGGTTATATCAATGGGTTTTCCGGGGCCAGAAATGGCGCTTATTTGAACCTTGGATCCGATTCAGGTGATTTTGACTCGTTCCTTTCTGTATCGGCAAGAAAATGGGAATCAGATGATGACAGATTTGCTAATATTGTAAGCTTCTGGGGGAACGGCAATCAGCTTTTTCCCGAATCTCCTTCCAAAAGGACTGGGATATCGAAGATTAAGGATTCCGAATCCATAGATGTTTCGGGTAATGTCTCTTTTAATGAGGCTTTTATTGTTACAGCACGCTTTTCAAAATATTTTACCCCTTACACCAGATCTGACCAGGGTATGAAAGAAGTCTGGATTGAATCAAGGGATGTCGACTCAGGCTTGCTCAAAATTGAGTCCAATCAACGATTTGACATGGATACAGCCTTGAGACTTACAAGCGCATATTCATGGATCAATCCTGAAATAGGAATTATTGACCTTGACCTGTCGCAAAAAGAGAGGACTTTTTATTCTGAGGGCGCAGTCGATCGTTCTGTTTTTGATAAAAAAGGCATACTCACCGCAGGTGTTGCCTGGAGATTCAAGGAAATTGATGATGCGCCGGTATGGGACGGATATTACCCTGATTATCTCGGCCCTGATAATGTTTATTTTTTGCCTACTGTAACGCCTGTGGATTCTTTATCAAGGATGTGGTCTTTTTTTACTCAGTATCGTCATAATTGGGGTAATTTCAACTTATGGACCGGAACAAGAAAAGATATACACGAATTATACGGCAGTCCCCCAAGTTTCAATACAGGGTTATCATGGGCGAAATCAGATGAGCTCATGCTTAAACTGATATATGGTACTGCTTGCAGAACTCCTTCTGGTACTCAATTGCTCGAAAATTCTGACCCTGATATGGAGTATATAAGGAATCTCAGTCTTCAGCTTACTTTCAAGCCTGATAGAATTTTTAAAGGGTCTGTCACCGGTTTTTATAACAAAATTGACGACCATGTGCTTGAAGATCCCAATGTTGGAGCTTCGGAACCAAATAATCAGAAAATATGGGGACTCGAATCAGATTTTTCTGTACTTCTTCCGTACTCAAACGAGATCGGATTCGGCCTGACATGGCTACAGAATGCCGGACCATGGGAAATATATAAATATAATGATTATTCATATATAGTCGATGGAGAAGTAGTCAAACATTACGTGGATCTTTCATATCCTTATGACAGAGGTTCAAGGCTGTCCGGTAACATTTTCTGGAAATGGCAGATTACGGACAAATTGTCTAATTATGTTTCATTGAAGTATTTTGAACAGGATCAGGTCATTTATCCTTTGGAGGGTATGGTTGAGTCTTACAATGATCCATGGGTTTTGAATTTAAGTGTCAGAGCAGATGATATTATATTTAAGAATTCGAGTCTTTTTTTTAATGTTAAAAATCTTTTTGATTCATCATACACAGTACCTGGTGTTTACGGTACAATCCCTGGCAAGTCTCTGGAAACGATGCTCGGTTTTTCCTGGAGGTGGTAA